The Acidobacteriota bacterium genome includes a region encoding these proteins:
- a CDS encoding DUF1501 domain-containing protein has translation MKPNTTHWPTATTRRDFLAHAANGFGSLALASMLQSETIATTNPQSVNPQSVNPQSVNPLAPKPPHFAAKAKAVIFLFMVGGPSHMETFDPKPVLDNLHGQQMPPSFGEVRSQFVKAGTPLLGSHWKFRQHGQSGIEVSELFPHVATCIDDIAVLRSCYTESFVHAPAMYQMTSGRVLPAHPSLGSWVTYGLGSESANLPAYCVLTQPEGLPEGGAPMWGAGYLPSFYQGTQLRNGATPILHLQPSAEIGQTQQANMLKFMRRMNEVNLRVDDSDLQARIASYELAFRMQQHAPEAVEVSKESEATKRLYGLDDAQTREFGTRCLLARRLVERGVRFILLFSGGGPVSTQWDAHDDIKGNHEKMCRWTDKPTAGLLKDLKSRSLLDSTLVIWGTEFGRTPVSENGRGRDHNPTAFSMWLAGGGVKGGQVIGQTDEIGFKTVGARFHPRDIHATILQLLGLDQMRLTYLHNGRNERLTDFGGTVIEQLYS, from the coding sequence ATGAAACCGAATACGACGCATTGGCCCACTGCAACCACACGGCGCGACTTTCTGGCGCACGCGGCGAATGGCTTCGGCTCTTTGGCTTTGGCTTCAATGTTGCAGTCCGAAACAATTGCAACAACCAATCCGCAATCGGTCAATCCGCAATCGGTCAATCCGCAATCGGTCAATCCGCTGGCACCCAAGCCACCGCACTTCGCCGCCAAAGCCAAAGCCGTCATTTTTCTGTTTATGGTCGGCGGCCCCAGTCACATGGAAACCTTCGATCCCAAACCGGTGCTGGACAACTTGCACGGCCAGCAGATGCCGCCTTCCTTTGGCGAAGTCAGAAGCCAGTTCGTCAAAGCGGGCACGCCGCTGCTAGGCAGCCATTGGAAGTTCCGCCAGCACGGCCAATCTGGCATCGAGGTCAGCGAACTCTTTCCGCACGTCGCCACGTGCATTGACGACATCGCGGTGCTGCGGTCGTGTTACACCGAAAGCTTTGTACATGCGCCCGCGATGTATCAGATGACGTCGGGCCGTGTGTTGCCCGCGCATCCTTCATTGGGCAGTTGGGTGACATACGGATTGGGCAGCGAGAGCGCCAACTTGCCCGCCTATTGCGTGCTGACGCAGCCGGAGGGCTTGCCCGAAGGTGGCGCGCCGATGTGGGGGGCGGGCTATTTGCCTTCGTTTTACCAGGGCACGCAACTGCGCAACGGCGCGACGCCCATCTTGCATTTGCAGCCTTCAGCAGAAATCGGCCAGACGCAGCAGGCCAACATGTTGAAATTCATGCGGCGGATGAATGAAGTAAATCTACGTGTGGATGATAGCGACTTGCAGGCGCGGATTGCTTCATACGAGCTGGCTTTTCGCATGCAACAGCACGCGCCCGAAGCCGTGGAGGTGAGCAAAGAGAGCGAGGCGACGAAACGGTTGTATGGTTTGGATGACGCGCAAACGCGCGAGTTTGGCACGCGCTGTTTGCTGGCGCGACGGTTGGTCGAACGTGGCGTGCGCTTTATCCTGCTCTTTTCGGGCGGCGGCCCAGTCAGCACACAATGGGATGCGCATGACGACATCAAAGGCAATCACGAAAAGATGTGCCGCTGGACGGACAAGCCGACAGCCGGTTTGTTGAAGGATTTGAAAAGCCGCAGCTTGCTGGATTCGACGCTGGTCATTTGGGGAACGGAGTTTGGCCGCACGCCTGTGTCAGAGAATGGCCGGGGCCGCGATCATAACCCGACAGCCTTCTCGATGTGGCTGGCGGGCGGTGGCGTCAAGGGCGGCCAAGTGATCGGACAGACGGATGAAATTGGTTTCAAAACGGTTGGCGCGCGCTTCCATCCCCGCGACATACACGCTACTATACTGCAACTGCTCGGGTTGGATCAGATGCGCTTGACCTACCTTCACAACGGACGGAATGAACGCCTCACAGATTTCGGTGGCACTGTGATCGAGCAGTTGTATTCGTGA